CGCGTCTACGGGGAGTACGACGTGATAATCCGCGTGGAGGTCGAGAACATCCACGAACTCGACAGGTTCCACGATGAGACCCTGAGGAAGATAAGCAACATTGAGATGACAGAGACGCTGATAGCCAG
The Thermococcus radiotolerans genome window above contains:
- a CDS encoding Lrp/AsnC family transcriptional regulator, whose protein sequence is MIEAFVLVVVKPGTEEKVYNALAKEEKIKEIYRVYGEYDVIIRVEVENIHELDRFHDETLRKISNIEMTETLIASSYRG